In Diaphorobacter ruginosibacter, the genomic stretch TTGCCTCCGCCTGCGCCTTGGTCGCGGCGGTCACCGGAATGTGGTGGAACGGGATGTTGTAGCTGGCGGCCAGCTGGTAGAAATCGCGGTGGTTGCTGATGATGGCGCGGATGTCCACCGGCAGCAGGCCGGACTTCCAGCGGAACAGCAGGTCGTTCAGGCAGTGGCCTTCCTTGCTGACCATGATCACCGCCTTCATGGATTCGCTCGTGGTGTGCAGGCTCCAGCGCATGTCGAACGCGGCCGCGAACTCGGCCAGATCGGCCTTGAGGGCCGCGCCCTCCAGGCTGTCGCAGGCGAACTGGACCCGCATGAAGAACAGGCCGGTGTCCTTGTCGTTGTACTGTGCGGCTTCTTCGATGTTGCCGCTGCGCTCGGCCAGGAAGCCGGAAACCGCGTGGACCAGACCGACACGGTCTGCGCAGGAAAGTGTCAGGATGTAAGAGGAGTTCGAGGTCATATGGCCCCGATTGTCGCAGCACGGCGCAACCCGCGCGGGCAGGAGCACAGTGGCCGAGTGCTCCGCGGGGCGAGGCTCAGGCGGCGATCAGCGTTTCCACTGCTCGCGCAACGACGCGCAGTGGTCCTTCGGCGCGAGTGCGGGCGTGACTATGAACAGGTCTGCTTCGGATTGGATAGCAGCATCCACCCGTCCGGCCTGCGCCATCACCTTGCGAGCGCGAACGTTCTCCGAGAGCCACTGCGGCACGCCCAGGCGCTGGCGCACATGGCCATTGCCCGCGATGAGAAGCACGGTGCGGCCGGGCTGGAGGGCCTCCGCGATGGTTCTGGCCATGCTTTCGTCGCGGGCCAGTTGGACGCGGGCCATCGGCTGCAGCTGGGTTTCCGGCAGCAGGTCGCAGTGACCCTTGCGGATCGCCTCCACCTGCAACTGCATTGCGGCCGCGTCCAGGCGCCGGTCGAAACGTGGGTCCTTCATGGCGCCCGGCATGGCGGAGCGCGGCAGGTTGCCGCCGAGTACCGGAACTCCGGCGCGCACGGCCTGCATCACCGCCGGGCCATAGGAGGCCCAGGGCCAGCCCTTGTCGTTCCAGCGCAGCGCCGCCTGCACGTCCGGCTCGCTGGCATCGGCAGGCAGGCCCTGGGTGGACGTGCCGGCATCGGCCATCTCCAGCACCAGGGCGGCCAGCTGTCGGCGGGCCGCGAGCTCGCGTACCGTCTCGGCCTCCAGGGCATGGTGCTCGTCGGCATCGTGCTGCTCTCCCAGCAGCAGCACGTCGGCCGGCAACAGGGAGTCGAGCGCGCGATGCCAGGGCTTGAACGATGCGGCGGCGGCGAGGTGGATCTCGGGCGTATCCGTGGAGTGTTTGCCCGCGGGCAGCGTGCATCCCGCAAGCAGGGCTGCGGCGGCGATGCAGGCGAGCCGGAGGGAGAGGCTGCGGGAGAGAGCCGGGGGAGATGGATTGAGTGTTTTATTGAGAATCATTCTCGAATACTAGCTGCTTTGGGGGTGGCAGAGCCGTGATCCCTCATGGGGCTTCTGATATTCGTGCATCATGTAAATCAATGTCAGAAATTCCTTCTCAGGGAATGCACCTTGTTTGCCAAAAGCGCGAACTGCCGTGCGAAGTATGTGCTATCGAAATCGATTCTCGTAGACCTGAGTCTTGACGCAGGATCAGGCTTTTTTCGGCCAAAAGGTGTAGAACACTGTCTGACTTTCTCACGCGTGCCGCGATAGGCGCGCGCTGCTCTTTTTTTGTCCCCCTCTCTTCACAGTCTCCGGAGTGAACACGTCCATGAAACGCGAATCTGCTGATCTGGCCCCTACCTTGCCCATGCAACCCATCAGTCTCGACGTCCTGCGCGAGAAGTATTTCAAGAACGATGAGAAGGATGTGCAGGAGCTGTATCGCCGCGTGGCCCGTGCGCTCGCGTCGGTGGAGCGCGAGGACCTGCGCGAGTCGCTCGAGGCGCGCTTCCTCGACAACCTGCGCCTGGGCGCGATCGGCGCGGGGCGCATCATGAGCGCGGCCGGCACCGACATCCAGGCCACGCTGATCAACTGCTTCGTGCAGCCCGTGGGCGACTGCATCCAGGGCGTGGACGACGCGGGCTACCCCGGCATCTACGAGGCGCTGCGCGAGGCAGCCGAAACCATGCGCCGCGGCGGCGGCGTGGGCTACGATTTCTCGCGCATCCGCCCGCGCGGTGCCCAGGTCAAGGGCACGGCGTCGATGGCGTCCGGCCCTTGCAGCTACATCAACGTGTTCGACCAGTCGTGCTCCACGGTGGAGAGCGCGGGCGCGCGCCGCGGCGCGCAGATGGGCGTGCTGCGCATCGACCATCCCGATGTGCTCGACTTCATCACCGCCAAGCGCACCCCGGGGCGCTGGAACAATTTCAACGTGTCGGTGGGCGTGCCCGACGGCTTCATGGATGCCGTGGAGGCCGATGGCGAGTGGGAGCTGATCCACGCCGCCGAGCCGGGTGCCGAGCTCAAGAAAGAGGGCGCGCACCAGCGCTCCGATGGTCAGTGGGTCTACCGCACGCTGCGCGCCCGCGCGCTGTGGGACACGATCATGAAGTCGGCCTACGACTTCGCCGAGCCGGGCATCCTGTTCCTCGACCAGATCAACACCGACAACAACCTGCACTACGTCGAGACGATCCAGGCCACCAATCCCTGCGGCGAGCAGCCGCTGCCGCCCTATGGCTGCTGCGACCTGGGGCCGATCATCCTCACGCGCTTCGTGCGCAACCCCTTCGGCATCCACGGCGAGGCGCAATTCGACTTCGACGCATTCGAGGCTTCCGTTGCCACGCAGGTGCGGGCGCTCGACAACGTGCTCGACCTGACGTTCTGGCCGCTCGAGCAACAGCGCGCAGAGTCGGCGGCCAAGCGCCGCATCGGCGTGGGCTTCACCGGCATGGGCAATACGCTGGCCATGCTCAAGCTGCGCTATGACCGCAAGGAAGGCCGCGACATGGCGGTGAAGATCGCCGAGCACATGCGCAACGCGGCCTACACGGCGTCGGTGGAGCTGGCCAAGGAGAAGGGCGCGTTCCCGAAGTTCAAGGCCGACGGCTACCTCAAGGACGGCACGTTCGTGAGCCGCCTGCCGGAGGACATCAAGAAGCAGATCCGCAAGCACGGCATCCGCAACAGCCACCTGCTGTCGATCGCGCCGACCGGCACGGTGAGCCTGGCCTTCGCTGACAACGCCTCCAACGGCATCGAGCCTCCGTTCTCGTGGACCTACACCCGCCGCAAGCGCGAGGCCGACGGCAGCAAGAGCGAATACGTGGTCGAGGACTATGCGTGGCGCCTGTACCGCACGCTGGGCGGCGATGTGAACCAGCTGCCGGACTATTTCGTCAACGCCATGGACATGGCCGCCGCGGACCACGTGGCGATGATGGAGGCCGTGCAGCCCTTCGTGGACACCGCGATCTCCAAGACCGTCAACGTGCCGGAAGATTACCCGTACGACGACTTCAAGAACCTGTATCTGCAGGCCTGGCATTCGGGCCTCAAGGGCCTGGCCACGTACCGTCCCAACAGCATTCTGGGTGCGGTGCTGGAAGTCACTCCGGCCAAGAAGGAAGAGCCTGCAGCCGCCGCAGCCCCTGCACTGCAGTTGCCGCAGGTTCCGGCCTACGATCCGATGCGCGCGGTGATCGAAAGCCGACCCAAGGGCGTCCTGTCGGCCGTGGCCGAAAAGCTCGAATACTGGACGCAGGAAGGCCACAAGGCGCTGTACCTCATCGTCTCGTTCCTGCCCGTGCCCGATGGGCATGGCGGCACGGTCGAGCGTGCGATCGAATTCTTCATGCCCGTGGGCCAGAGCGGCGAGTCGCAGCAATGGATCACCTCCAGCATGCGCCTGCTCTCGCTTGCGGCGCGTGGCGGCTTCCTGGAGCGTGCGCTCAGCGACATGCGCAAGGTGGCGTGGGATCGGGGCCCGGTGCGGCTGGGCTTCCACGTGAAGGACGACGGCACGCGCGTGCCCATGTGGCATGACTCCGAGGTGGCGGCCATCGCCTATGCGGTGCAGAACATCCTCGCGCTGCGTGCCGCGCCGCAGCAACAGGTGCTGCCGCTCGAGGAGCCCACGCCGTCCGCCAATACCGAGATCGCAGGCGGCAACCCGCCCGCGATGGCCGGCAAGAAGTGCCATGAGTGCGGCGCGCATGCGGTGATCCGCAAGGATGGATGCGACTACTGCACCCAGTGCGGCGCCCTGGGCAGCTGCGGCTGACCGTTGACCGCTGACAGCGAACGGCGGCCCCGGGATCGTCGATACGCTCCCATGCCGTCCGCCGCATTCGAGAACCGCGCATGAACACACGGATTCCCGTTCCAGGCATGCGCTCGCCCGGTGTCGGGTTCGAGCAGCCCTTCGAGATGCTCGACGCCTGCCACGAGCGCGTGCTGCGTTCGCTCAAGCTGCTGGATGACCTGCGCGCGTACCTGCGCACGCATGCGAGCGACGACATGGCTCGCCAGGCGGCACGCGACGTGCTGCGGTACTTCGACATTGCCGCCCCGTTGCACCACCAGGATGAGGAACTGCACATCTTCCCGCACCTGAGGCAACGGCGCTCGGACGATGCGCTTCTCATGGAGATCATCCGGCGCCTCGAGCGGGACCATAGGGAAATGACCCGCGCCTGGCTCCGGGTGCGCGAGCCTTTGCTGGGGCTCGCGGATCACTTCATCGGCCACTTCTCTGAGGCCGATGAGGCCGCGTTCGAGCAGTTCATCGCCCGCTACCGGCGGCATCTCGCTGACGAGGACCGCTGCGTCTACCCCGCGGCCCGCGCTGCGGTCGATGCCACTGAGCAGGCCCGGATGGGCCGGGAAATGGCCGCACGGCGCGGGTGAGTGTTGGCAGAGGCCCTGCTCAGAGCGTCGCCGCGATCGGCTTGCTGCCGGAGATCGTCGTGCGGTGCAACTCGCGGTCGAAATTGTTGTAGTCGTTCATCGCAAGATGCTGGGTGCAGCGGTTGTCCCAGAGGGCCAGGGACCCGGCCTGCCAGCGGAAGCGGCAGGTGTATTCGGGCCGCACGGACTCCTGGTAGAGGAAGTCGAGCAGCGGCGCGCTTTCCTCTTCGGTCATGCCTTCGAAGCGCACGGTGTAGGTCCTGTTCACATACAGCGCCTTGCGGCCGGTGCCGGGGTGCACGCGCACCACGGGGTGCGAGACTTCGGCGCTCGCACGCTCGTCCGTGCGCACCTCCATCTTGTGCGCCGGATCGCCATTGTTGACGACCGCGCCGCCCGCGCCGTAGGAGCGCACGGGGCTGTGGATGGCGCGCAGGCCGGTCAGCACTTCCTTGAGCTTGTCGGACAGGCCCTCATAGGCCGCATACATGTTGGTCCACATCGTGTCGCCCCCATAGGGCGGGATCACGCGCGCGTAGAGCGCGGAGCCCAGCGGCGGAATTTCCGAATAGCTCATGTCGCTGTGCCAGAGGCCGCCGAAATTGCGCTTGGTCTTCTCGGTCTTTCCCTTCATGACGGGAAGGATCTCGGGGTGTCCGGCCAGCGCGCGAACGAAGGGCACTTCGAGCAGATGGCCGAATCGCTGGCTGAATGCCTTGTGTTGCTCGGGAGTGAGCTGCTGGTCGCGGAAGAAGATCACGAGGTGATCGTGCAGCGCTTGCTCGATCTGCCCGAAATCGGCGTCGGACAAAGGCTGCGACAGGTCGATGCCGTGGATTTCTGCGCCCAGCGCTCCGGCGATGGGGCGGATGTCGAGAGCGGTGGCTTGTGCGGACATGGTGGGTCTCCTGTAGGTATGGGTTGAATGAGTGGCAGGCCGGATGCGTGGCTGGCGTGATTGACGTGGAGGCCTTACTGCAGCGAGATCTGGGCGCTCTGCACCAGCGCGCCCCACTTCCGGGTCTCGGACTGGATGAAGCTCCTGAATGGGGCAGGGCCGTCGGCGGACACCATGCCGCCCATCTCGGCGATCTTCTTTTCCATGTCAGGCGACCTGGCGATGTCCACCAATTCCTTGCTCAGACGCTGCACGATGGGCTGCGGCGTGGATGCCGGTACGAGCACGCCGAACCAGCCGGTGATCGCATAGTTCGGAACGCCTGCTTCCTCCATCGTTGGTACGTCGGGCAATTGCGGAGACCGTTTGCTGCTGGTGATGGCCAGCGCGCGCAGCTTGCCGGCCTTCACCATGGGCAGCGCGGAGGGCATGTTGTCGAACATCATCGGCACATGGCCGCCCATGGTGTCCGACAGCCCCGGAGCGCTGCCCTTGTAGGGAACATGGGTGAGCTTGATCTTCGCCGAGCTGGCATACAGCTCGCCCGCGAGGTGCAGCGAGGTTCCCGCGCCGGGCGTGGCATAGCTCAGCGGCCCCTTGGATTGCGCAAGCGCCGTCAGTTCCTTGACCGTGTGCACCGGAAGGTCGTTGTTCACCACGAGCAGGTTCGGCACTTCCATGAGCAGCGTCACCGGCGAGAGGTCGCGCAGCGGGCTGTAGGGCAGGCTGCCGTAGAGCGAAGGATTGATCGAGATCGGCCCGATATTGCCCATGAGGATGGTGTAGCCATCACCCGGCTGCTTGGCGACGAAATCCGTGCCCAGGTTGCCGCCCGCGCCGGGCTTGTTCTCCACCAGCACGGGCTGGCCGAGCCGCTCGCCGAGCTTTTGTCCGACCAGGCGCGCCAGCATGTCGGTGGAGCCACCGGGCGGATAGGGAACAATCCACTTGATGGGGCGCGACGGCCAGTGGCTGTCTGCATGCGCGATCGTCGGTGCGATGGCGGATGCCACGACGGCCGAAGCAGCCAGGACGAGAGGGGCGAGTTTCATAGGGCTTGTCTCCGTTGTGAATTCACGGTATGTTCACTAGATGAACGTATTGTTTGTTGTGTGAACATATGCAGAATAATCGATCGATACAGAGATGTCTCGCAATCCTTCGCGCCTTCAGGGTTAATGTGAGCCCGACGCTTGCGGAGCTGTCCCGTGCGGTGGAGTTGCCGCATCCCACGGTGCTGCGTTTCCTGCTGACGCTGGAGGAGGAGGGCTACGTGGCGCGCGATGCCGGCGGCCACTGGCGCTTGACCACGCGCATGCTGGAGTTGGGCTTTGCCGCCATGGAGGGACTCGGGGTGGCCGACGCCGTGCAGGAGCAGCTGCAGGCCCTGGCCGATGCGTACTCAGGCACCTCGAACCTGGGCGAGGCGCACCCCGAAGGTGTGATCATCATCGGCAGGACCATGACTGCCGCGGAGCGCCGCCGCCTCGTGGTGATGAACCTGCGGGTCGGCAGCATCCTGCCGCCCGGCAGTGCGCTGGCCGATGCCCTTCCGCTGGGCCCCGGCGAGCATGCGCGCCGCGCCTATCCCGAGACGCAGCAGGTCTCGCTGGCGGTGCCTGTTCGCGGTGTGCTGGGCCGGCAGCTGTCCATCGGCATCTCCACCACCGCCGCCGTGCTGGAGAGCGAGGCGCAGGAACTCGAGGCCGTGCGTGCCTTGCAGGACAAGGCGGATTCGGTCGGGAGGATCCTGGGACTTGCTGCCGTGTGAAGGAGGCGAGGCGGTGCGGCGAAAAAAAGCCGCACTGCCACCGATTCAATCGGGCTGGCGGGTGCGGCCGTGGTGGACAGCGTGAGGGACTCGCCGAAGGGAGTCAGGCACGCCGGTGAGGGCGTCGGGAAATCGGGACGAGCGCGTCAGTGCACCAGAACCGGGTTCTGGGCCAGGCCGACGTAGCCGTCCAGCGTGTCTTCGACTTCCTCCTGCGTGGGCGTGTTGCGCTGCCACTCGAGGATCTGCATCTGGAACATCTCTGCCCAGGAACCGTCGAGGTAGACCTCCTTGCCGGAGCGCTTGTCCACGATCTCGAATCCATGGCGCGGCAGTTGAGGAACCGTGGGTTGGGCAGCAGACTTCTCCTCACCGCTGAGATCGGCGTCAGGCTGCATGTGGACGACAACAAAAGAATCTGAGTCGTAGAGCATGTGCATGGTCAAGTTCCTCCTTTCACTGCGGGATAGATGGCGACCCGGGACCGGATTTCAAGGGACATGCGGCTTTGCGCATCGTCCTCCAGCCACCGTCCTGGGTGCGGACATCTGGAGAACAGTATTCCACGGATTGACGCCGTCCATGGGGAATTGCATGGATCAGACAAAAAAACATTATTTCCATTTCAGTCGCGGAAATTTCTGCGATATTCATGGATTGGGCATGTTGCTGCCATTGCGTGATTTTCCCTGCCGATTTCCTGTTCGGGATTTTCGTTTCGAGTGTGCAGGAAAAGAAACCGCGTTGATGGACCTCTTTGGGGCCCGATTCAACGCGGGAATCAACGGGAACTCGCGTGAAAAACGGTTGTGGCCGGAATATTCCCACGGCCACGTCAAGGCCATGAGGCAAGGCCTTGATTGGATCAATGCAGCACGAGCGCAGCATGGGGTGACACCAGTGTGGTGTAGCTGTCCAGCGTGCCATCCACTTCGTCGGGGCTCGGCATGCTGTACTTCCAAAGGGCTACATGCTGCTGGAAGACCTGGGCCCAGGGGCCATTCAGGAATACCTCCTTGCCTGAACGCTTGTCGAGAATTTCAAATCCCGCGCAAGCATGGATGCTCTCGCCGCCATTCATTTCCGTCACGGCGAAGCAATTGGAATCGTAGAGCCTGTGCATTCGAAAAACCTCCCGAATAACCAGGGGCGACGCGCTATGGCATGGAGTCGTCCTTCGGGCACATGGTATTCAGAATCGACATCGGCGGGGCATGCGAACTGGTGAACTACTGTGAACCATGCTGGCAGATGGTGAATTCGATCCGCGGCCGACCTGTTTTCGGGCTTTTTATTGCTATTTCAGTGACAGCTCGGCGTAGTCCCCATTGGACTGGGTGATGCGCAGGCGCACGGGCAGGTAGTGCTGCTCGATGCCCAGCCACAGGTCCGCCTGCAGGTCACGCTCGTGCCTGGGCTGCTTCTGCAGGCGGATGGCGGGCGTGGGGCCGGCGGGCAGGTCCAGCGTGCGGGTCTCCCCGACGGTGAAGATCCAGCGATCCGCATTGCGGGGCCCCACGGTCGTGAGGGCGATCTGCGTTCCCTGGGGATAGCGGTCGGGGGCCGCGGCGATCATGGCGCCGATCTGAATGAGCACGCTCACGCGATCCTGGGTGCCCTGGCCTATGGGTGTGCGGGTGGTATTGGCGCTGAAGGTGACGATCTTGCTGTCGAAATCCAGGTGCGCGGCTACTTCGCGCTTGCCCTTGTCGCCAAAGCGGGTCGGCACCAGGCCCTGCGGCGTGATCCTGCCGGTGCTGGTCTGGCTGCGCGTGCCCAGCAGGAAGGCGCTCACCTCCTGGCGCGCCTCGTAGGTGCCGCCTTCGTTCCTCCACGAAAGCTCGCCGTTCACGTTGTAGCGCATCTTCTTGACCTCGCCCTCCACGGCATATTTGAGCGTGGTGGACGCAGGCAACTGTATCGGCGGAGGCTCGGTGCTGGCGTCGCTTCTGGCGCCTGCAGCACCCGGCGGTGTGATGTCGACACCGGCGCTCAGTTCATCCTCGGGGCTTCGTTCAGCTGGGGCCGAAGCCTGCGGGGCCGGGGCGCTCGCGGCCGAAGCGGGGACATCGGGTGCGGAGGGGATGGCCGCCAGAGCGTCGCCGGTCGATGACGTGTCGGGCCCGAGGGTGTCGGACGACTCTGTGGTCGGGGAGTCCGGGGATGCTGCACCCGCATCGGCAGGGGGCTCGGGGGCCGTTGGCGGGGCTGCGGGCGGCTGAGGTGCGGGCTTGGGGCGTGGCTTGGGCTTGAGCTTGGGCGGTGTCGGCTGTGGTGCGGGAGTAGCAGGCGTTGTAGGAGGCGTTGCAGCAGGCTCTTCGGTGGCCGGCTCCGGCGGAGGGGGCACGATCATGCGGGTATGGAATGCCGCGCGCTGTGCGGTGTCTTCGTCGGTTCCACCCAGCGGCATGCCGCCGAGCACCAGCCAATGCAGGGCCAGGACGACCAGGGCGATCAGCAGAAGGGCGCGGCGGGGCATGACTTGGATGGGCTGGGCCGGGCCTGGTTCAGTCGGCGGAGTCCCGCGCCGGGGCGCGATCTTGCGGCAGGGGATCGCGCCAGCCCAGCTCGCCCGACAGCCGCTCGGCGGCCGCGCGCAGCGGGGCGTGGATGGCGCCCTCCCATTCGGAATCGAACGTGGCCGAGGAGCCCAGCGTGGTAATGCCCATCACCAGGTGCCCGTTGGAGTCGAACACCGGGGCGCAGAACGCATGGATGCCGGGCAGCAGCGTATCGGCGACCCTCGCGCAGCCATGCCGGCGCACCTCGTCGTACAGCGCCTCCACCTCGGCCGTCGAACCCGGAAGCCCTGCGTGCCGCTGGGTCTTCGCACGGTCAAGCTCCTCTGCGATCAGGGCTTCGGTTTTCGCGCGGGGCAGCCAGGCGCCGAAACAGCGCCCGGTGGCCGAGGACAGCAGCGGCATCACGTCGCCGAGCCGCAGGTTGGCGGTGACGGCCATGGGGGACTCCTCCCAATGCACGATGGTGGGGCCACGGTTGCCCCACACGGCCAGAGCCACCGTGTGGCCAAGCTGCTCCATGATCTGCGGCACGCGCTCGCGCGCAAGGCGCACGGCATCGATGCGCGAGAGCGAGGCCAGGCCCAGCTTGA encodes the following:
- the purU gene encoding formyltetrahydrofolate deformylase, with amino-acid sequence MTSNSSYILTLSCADRVGLVHAVSGFLAERSGNIEEAAQYNDKDTGLFFMRVQFACDSLEGAALKADLAEFAAAFDMRWSLHTTSESMKAVIMVSKEGHCLNDLLFRWKSGLLPVDIRAIISNHRDFYQLAASYNIPFHHIPVTAATKAQAEAKQFEIIQAEGAELVVLARYMQVLSDDLCKKLSGRAINIHHSFLPSFKGAKPYYQAHDRGVKLIGATAHYVTADLDEGPIIEQDVARASHSDTVEDLTARGRDTESQVLARAVKWHSEHRVLMNGHKTVIFK
- a CDS encoding ChaN family lipoprotein; the protein is MILNKTLNPSPPALSRSLSLRLACIAAAALLAGCTLPAGKHSTDTPEIHLAAAASFKPWHRALDSLLPADVLLLGEQHDADEHHALEAETVRELAARRQLAALVLEMADAGTSTQGLPADASEPDVQAALRWNDKGWPWASYGPAVMQAVRAGVPVLGGNLPRSAMPGAMKDPRFDRRLDAAAMQLQVEAIRKGHCDLLPETQLQPMARVQLARDESMARTIAEALQPGRTVLLIAGNGHVRQRLGVPQWLSENVRARKVMAQAGRVDAAIQSEADLFIVTPALAPKDHCASLREQWKR
- a CDS encoding adenosylcobalamin-dependent ribonucleoside-diphosphate reductase, with protein sequence MKRESADLAPTLPMQPISLDVLREKYFKNDEKDVQELYRRVARALASVEREDLRESLEARFLDNLRLGAIGAGRIMSAAGTDIQATLINCFVQPVGDCIQGVDDAGYPGIYEALREAAETMRRGGGVGYDFSRIRPRGAQVKGTASMASGPCSYINVFDQSCSTVESAGARRGAQMGVLRIDHPDVLDFITAKRTPGRWNNFNVSVGVPDGFMDAVEADGEWELIHAAEPGAELKKEGAHQRSDGQWVYRTLRARALWDTIMKSAYDFAEPGILFLDQINTDNNLHYVETIQATNPCGEQPLPPYGCCDLGPIILTRFVRNPFGIHGEAQFDFDAFEASVATQVRALDNVLDLTFWPLEQQRAESAAKRRIGVGFTGMGNTLAMLKLRYDRKEGRDMAVKIAEHMRNAAYTASVELAKEKGAFPKFKADGYLKDGTFVSRLPEDIKKQIRKHGIRNSHLLSIAPTGTVSLAFADNASNGIEPPFSWTYTRRKREADGSKSEYVVEDYAWRLYRTLGGDVNQLPDYFVNAMDMAAADHVAMMEAVQPFVDTAISKTVNVPEDYPYDDFKNLYLQAWHSGLKGLATYRPNSILGAVLEVTPAKKEEPAAAAAPALQLPQVPAYDPMRAVIESRPKGVLSAVAEKLEYWTQEGHKALYLIVSFLPVPDGHGGTVERAIEFFMPVGQSGESQQWITSSMRLLSLAARGGFLERALSDMRKVAWDRGPVRLGFHVKDDGTRVPMWHDSEVAAIAYAVQNILALRAAPQQQVLPLEEPTPSANTEIAGGNPPAMAGKKCHECGAHAVIRKDGCDYCTQCGALGSCG
- a CDS encoding hemerythrin domain-containing protein — translated: MNTRIPVPGMRSPGVGFEQPFEMLDACHERVLRSLKLLDDLRAYLRTHASDDMARQAARDVLRYFDIAAPLHHQDEELHIFPHLRQRRSDDALLMEIIRRLERDHREMTRAWLRVREPLLGLADHFIGHFSEADEAAFEQFIARYRRHLADEDRCVYPAARAAVDATEQARMGREMAARRG
- a CDS encoding TauD/TfdA dioxygenase family protein, whose product is MSAQATALDIRPIAGALGAEIHGIDLSQPLSDADFGQIEQALHDHLVIFFRDQQLTPEQHKAFSQRFGHLLEVPFVRALAGHPEILPVMKGKTEKTKRNFGGLWHSDMSYSEIPPLGSALYARVIPPYGGDTMWTNMYAAYEGLSDKLKEVLTGLRAIHSPVRSYGAGGAVVNNGDPAHKMEVRTDERASAEVSHPVVRVHPGTGRKALYVNRTYTVRFEGMTEEESAPLLDFLYQESVRPEYTCRFRWQAGSLALWDNRCTQHLAMNDYNNFDRELHRTTISGSKPIAATL
- a CDS encoding Bug family tripartite tricarboxylate transporter substrate binding protein, which produces MKLAPLVLAASAVVASAIAPTIAHADSHWPSRPIKWIVPYPPGGSTDMLARLVGQKLGERLGQPVLVENKPGAGGNLGTDFVAKQPGDGYTILMGNIGPISINPSLYGSLPYSPLRDLSPVTLLMEVPNLLVVNNDLPVHTVKELTALAQSKGPLSYATPGAGTSLHLAGELYASSAKIKLTHVPYKGSAPGLSDTMGGHVPMMFDNMPSALPMVKAGKLRALAITSSKRSPQLPDVPTMEEAGVPNYAITGWFGVLVPASTPQPIVQRLSKELVDIARSPDMEKKIAEMGGMVSADGPAPFRSFIQSETRKWGALVQSAQISLQ
- a CDS encoding helix-turn-helix domain-containing protein produces the protein MSPTLAELSRAVELPHPTVLRFLLTLEEEGYVARDAGGHWRLTTRMLELGFAAMEGLGVADAVQEQLQALADAYSGTSNLGEAHPEGVIIIGRTMTAAERRRLVVMNLRVGSILPPGSALADALPLGPGEHARRAYPETQQVSLAVPVRGVLGRQLSIGISTTAAVLESEAQELEAVRALQDKADSVGRILGLAAV
- a CDS encoding BTH_I0359 family protein, producing the protein MHMLYDSDSFVVVHMQPDADLSGEEKSAAQPTVPQLPRHGFEIVDKRSGKEVYLDGSWAEMFQMQILEWQRNTPTQEEVEDTLDGYVGLAQNPVLVH
- a CDS encoding BTH_I0359 family protein, producing MHRLYDSNCFAVTEMNGGESIHACAGFEILDKRSGKEVFLNGPWAQVFQQHVALWKYSMPSPDEVDGTLDSYTTLVSPHAALVLH
- a CDS encoding DUF3108 domain-containing protein, with the protein product MPRRALLLIALVVLALHWLVLGGMPLGGTDEDTAQRAAFHTRMIVPPPPEPATEEPAATPPTTPATPAPQPTPPKLKPKPRPKPAPQPPAAPPTAPEPPADAGAASPDSPTTESSDTLGPDTSSTGDALAAIPSAPDVPASAASAPAPQASAPAERSPEDELSAGVDITPPGAAGARSDASTEPPPIQLPASTTLKYAVEGEVKKMRYNVNGELSWRNEGGTYEARQEVSAFLLGTRSQTSTGRITPQGLVPTRFGDKGKREVAAHLDFDSKIVTFSANTTRTPIGQGTQDRVSVLIQIGAMIAAAPDRYPQGTQIALTTVGPRNADRWIFTVGETRTLDLPAGPTPAIRLQKQPRHERDLQADLWLGIEQHYLPVRLRITQSNGDYAELSLK
- a CDS encoding IclR family transcriptional regulator, with the protein product METERAGIQSVEVGFALLEALTHARGPLMLKDLAAAAGMSAAKAHRYLVSFQRLQLVVQDSRSSRYDLGPAALKLGLASLSRIDAVRLARERVPQIMEQLGHTVALAVWGNRGPTIVHWEESPMAVTANLRLGDVMPLLSSATGRCFGAWLPRAKTEALIAEELDRAKTQRHAGLPGSTAEVEALYDEVRRHGCARVADTLLPGIHAFCAPVFDSNGHLVMGITTLGSSATFDSEWEGAIHAPLRAAAERLSGELGWRDPLPQDRAPARDSAD